One genomic segment of Nerophis lumbriciformis linkage group LG20, RoL_Nlum_v2.1, whole genome shotgun sequence includes these proteins:
- the LOC133619709 gene encoding ras-GEF domain-containing family member 1B-B-like: protein MPPTTPPYAGKFSTCGLYSNNNNYPQPHSPYHHSTCAKPTKENKVYKGAFPVAENPYDIPQAHSTYCGVHMDSVSMKEHHYNSRGSALDNLYASVQPHSTSCPARMHRQTSNNSSGSEQSCRSNPAAKSRLYGHGVTASYGEMCYHDNSLVSASLEALIQHLVPTVDYYPDRSYVFTFLLSSRLFLHPYELMTRVCHLCVEQQRCGDALLDKIRFCEVAPKLVQLLTEWTETFPYDFRDERMMRCLKDMTHHVARGDEYSWRAMQQMTQRLIKRLSALGQYEEATAALNSVASERPASLKSKRESAQRMDIFGVCDDPFVLAQQLTHIELDRLSFIGPEEFIQTFAMKDPLENHKGFFRKRKTSNLEAYVNWFNRLSFLVATEICMPMKKKQRARIIEFFIDVAQECFNIGNFNSLMAIITGMNMSPVARLKKTWNKVNTDKFEILEHQMDPSSNFSNYRTALRGATQRSETAHSSEEKIVIPFFSLLIKDIYFLNEGCASRLSNGHINFEKLWDLAKQVSEFLVWRQVICPFDRDRRILQYVVTTPVFSEDELHLASYESEGPENNMEKDSRRSLRSSLLHRENR from the exons ATGCCTCCCACAACCCCGCCATACGCCGGAAAGTTCAGCACTTGTGGCCtttacagcaacaacaacaactacccaCAGCCTCACAGCCCTTATCATCACAGCACCTGTGCAAAGCCCACCAAGGAAAACAAGGTCTACAAGGGTGCCTTCCCTGTGGCGGAGAACCCGTACGACATACCGCAGGCTCACAGCACGTATTGTGGCGTACATATGGACTCTGTGAGCATGAAGGAGCATCATTACAACAGCAGGGGTTCTGCTCTGGACAACCTGTACGCCAGCGTGCAGCCTCACagcacttcctgtcccgcacgcaTGCACCGGCAAACCAGCAACAACAGCAGCGGCAGCGAGCAGTCCTGTCGGAGCAACCCCGCCGCAAAAAGTCGGCTTTACGGACACGGCGTCACTGCTAGTTATGGGGAAATGTGTTACCATGACAACAGTTTGGTTTCAGCATCTCTTGAGGCGCTGATCCAGCATTTGGTTCCTACAGTAGATTACTACCCCGAT CGATCCTACGTCTTTACCTTCCTGCTGAGTTCACGCCTCTTCCTGCACCCCTACGAGCTTATGACACGAGTGTGTCACCTATGTGTGGAGCAGCAGCGCTGTGGAGACGCCCTGCTGGACAAG ATACGTTTCTGTGAAGTGGCGCCAAAGCTGGTTCAGCTGCTGACCGAATGGACAGAGACCTTCCCGTATGACTTCCGGGATGAGCGGATGATGCGTTGCCTCAAGGACATGACGCACCATGTGGCCAGAGGAGACGAG TATTCATGGCGAGCCATGCAGCAGATGACCCAGCGCCTCATCAAACGCCTGTCGGCTCTGGGCCAATACGAAGAGGCGACAGCTGCGCTAAACTCTGTGGCGTCTGAGCGTCCCGCCTCCCTGAAGAGCAAGCGGGAATCTGCGCAAAGAATGGACATATTTGGCGTCTGCGATGACCCCTTCGTCCTCGCCCAGCAGCTCACGCACATTGAACTA GACAGGCTGAGTTTTATAGGGCCTGAGGAATTCATTCAGACATTCGCCATGAAGGACCCTCTGGAGAACCACAAG GGTTTCTTTCGGAAGCGTAAAACCAGTAACCTGGAGGCTTATGTGAACTGGTTCAACAGACTGAGTTTCCTCGTGGCCACAGAAATCTGTATG CCAATGAAGAAGAAACAGCGAGCGCGGATCATCGAGTTCTTCATCGATGTGGCTCAGGAGTGTTTCAACATTGGCAATTTCAACTCCCTGATGGCCATCATCA CTGGGATGAACATGAGTCCTGTTGCCAGGCTGAAAAAGACCTGGAATAAAGTCAACACTGACAAGTTTGAAATCCTGGAG CACCAGATGGACCCGTCCAGTAACTTCAGTAACTATCGCACGGCGCTCCGCGGTGCCACTCAGAGGTCGGAGACGGCTCACAGCAGTGAGGAGAAGATTGTCATTCCTTTCTTCAGTCTCCTCATCAAAGACATCTACTTCCTGAATGAAGGCTGTGCCAGCAGGCTGTCCAATGGACACATCAACTTTGAG AAACTGTGGGATCTGGCAAAGCAAGTGAGTGAGTTCCTGGTTTGGCGGCAGGTGATCTGCCCCTTTGATCGAGATCGCAGAATTCTTCAGTACGTCGTCACCACGCCAGTCTTCTCTGAAGACG